Proteins encoded within one genomic window of Vanrija pseudolonga chromosome 3, complete sequence:
- the SNF7 gene encoding Vacuolar-sorting protein SNF7, whose protein sequence is MSGWMSYFTGRKDTREQARDSIVTLRQQLLMIEKKEEHLQKKIEEELKKAKANAATNKRVATAALRQKKAFENELDKLAGTRLTLETQVNAIESANLNAETMLAMKKGADALKSIHSTLKVEKVDQTMDAIREQMDLTNEISDAISNPVGIVNNIDEDELEAELEALEQEELDDRLKGADHVPLHTPASPVGASRERTHAVEEDDEEEQLRQLQAELAM, encoded by the exons ATGTCCGGCTGGATGTCCTACTTTACCGGGCGCAAGGACacgcgcgagcaggcgcgcgacTCGATCGTGACGCTGCGCCAGCAGCTGCTCATGAttgagaagaaggaggagcacCTGCAGAAGAAGattgaggaggagctcaagaaggccaaggcgaaCGCCGCGACCAACAAGCGGG TCGCAACCGCCGCCCTGCGACAGAAGAAGGCGTTCGAgaacgagctcgacaagctcgcggGTACACGGCTCACGCTCGAGACGCAG GTCAATGCCATCGAGTCGGCCAACCTGAATGCCGAGACGATGCTCGCGATGAAGAAGGGTGCCGACGCATTGAAGTCGATACACTCGACGCT CAAGGTCGAAAAGGTCGACCAGACAATGGACGCGATCCGGGAACAGATGGACCTCACAAACGAGATTTCCGACGCCATCTCCAACCCCGTCGGCATTGTCAACAAtatcgacgaggacgagctcgaggccgagctcgaggcgctcgagcaggaggagctcgacgaccgcctcAAGGGCGCCGACCACGTCCCGCTCCACACGCCCGCTtcgcccgtcggcgcgtcgcgcgagcgcacgcacgcagtcgaggaggacgacgaggaggagcagctccGCCAGCTGCAGGCAGAGCTGGCCatgtag